The window CCATTTCCAGCGTCATGGCTTAGTTTACGAACGACAGAGCGCAAACGGACGATTTCAGCGCGGTTCAGGCTCATCTTGTGTTGGAAACGAGCATTCCTTCAGGCTCATCTTGCATTGGATAATTCTCCGGATTTCGCGCGGGCGCGGAAAACTGATATATTACGTCTGATATGCCTTTTGAGTTCACAAAACTGGATATAGGCGGGCTTGTTCTGATAACGCCCGGAATATTTGCGGACCCGCGCGGTTTTTTTCTGGAAAGCTATGCCGCCGCCGCTTTCGGCGCGGAGGGGATGCCGGTTTTCGTGCAGGACAATATAAGCCGCTCCGCGCGCGGAGTGATACGAGGGCTGCATTTCCAGAAAAATCCGGCGGCGCAGGGCAAGCTGGTGCAATGCCTTGACGGGCAGATACTGGATGTTGCGGTTGATATAAGGAAAGGCTCGCCCTGGCATGGCCGCTGGGCGGCGCAACTGCTGGATTCTGAAAGCAGGCGGCAGCTTTATATCCCGCCGGGATTTGCGCACGGTTTTTCGGTGCTTAGCGAAAGCGCGCTGGTCATGTACAAGGTAACCTCCCCCTACAGCCCCAAAAACGACGCCGGCATAAAATGGGACGATGCCCCTCTCGGCATAGACTGGCGGGTTGAAAAGCCCGTTGTCTCCGCCAAGGATGCGGCGCTGCCGCCGTTTGCGGGCTGCGGCTCCAATTTCATCTATGAGTGAAGAACAATGCGCCCGCCCCGACCCGGACGAACTGCTTAAAT is drawn from Elusimicrobiales bacterium and contains these coding sequences:
- the rfbC gene encoding dTDP-4-dehydrorhamnose 3,5-epimerase — protein: MPFEFTKLDIGGLVLITPGIFADPRGFFLESYAAAAFGAEGMPVFVQDNISRSARGVIRGLHFQKNPAAQGKLVQCLDGQILDVAVDIRKGSPWHGRWAAQLLDSESRRQLYIPPGFAHGFSVLSESALVMYKVTSPYSPKNDAGIKWDDAPLGIDWRVEKPVVSAKDAALPPFAGCGSNFIYE